A single genomic interval of Vanessa atalanta chromosome 12, ilVanAtal1.2, whole genome shotgun sequence harbors:
- the LOC125067868 gene encoding clavesin-1-like has product MYECFLEIAFEAELNTKEDPELLAVAPEQCNENPATRATAITELRKMIFERGECKPHRTDDAYLLRFLRARNFIVPRAHKLLVRYYTFREEYPHLYKGVDLWSLVKVKDAYEGILLDRPDIGRLSIFRFGTWDPSEFDVEDLVRAGMAITEIAIRQPKIQILGGTVIVDLEGLTLRHVATLTPTIAYQIVSLMGMSSPARLKSCHIINYSWILNTFFYIFKKFIPQQAWDKIFFHGSDLKSLHQHLDPACLPARYGGTCRSHASSGKWLQKIKKYRDEQFDKEMKALGYVIKE; this is encoded by the exons ATGTACGAATGTTTCCTCGAGATAGCGTTCGAAGCGGAATTAAACACTAAAGAGGATCCAGAGCTGTTGGCTGTGGCACCTGAACAATGCAACGAGAATCCAGCTACCAGGGCAACAGCTATCACGGAGTTGAGAAAAATGATTTTCG aacGCGGGGAATGCAAACCACACCGGACAGATGACGCATATCTCTTGAGATTTCTTCGAGCGAGAAACTTTATTGTCCCACGTGCACATAAACTT CTAGTCCGATACTACACATTCCGGGAAGAGTATCCGCATCTGTACAAGGGTGTAGATTTATGGAGCCTCGTGAAAGTTAAAGACGCTTACGAAGGTATTTTGCTGGACAGACCTGATATTGGTAGACTGTCGATATTTAGATTTG GAACATGGGACCCGAGTGAGTTCGATGTGGAGGATCTAGTTCGAGCTGGAATGGCGATAACTGAGATCGCTATACGGCAACCAAAGATTCAGATTTTAGGGGGAACAGTCATCGTTGATTTGGAAGGATTGACACTGCGACACGTGGCGACTCTTACACCAACAATTGCTTACCAGATCGTGTCTTTGATGGGG ATGTCATCTCCAGCACGACTAAAAAGCTGCCACATAATCAATTACTCCTGGATATTGAACACGTTCTTCTATATTTTCAAGAAATTCATACCTCAGCAGGCATGGGACAAAATATTCTTCCACGGTAGTGATTTGAAGTCACTCCATCAGCACTTAGACCCGGCTTGTCTACCAGCGCGGTATGGGGGTACGTGTAGGAGCCATGCGTCCAGTGGAAAATGgctgcagaaaattaaaaaatatcgcgACGAACAGTTCGATAAAGAAATGAAGGCGTTAGGTTATGTTATTAAGGAATAA